A section of the Leptospira kobayashii genome encodes:
- the sufB gene encoding Fe-S cluster assembly protein SufB: MNTTIEIPKVNPDFYPADGFPKGLSRKVVESISHIKNEPSWLTEFRLKAFSIYEEKPMPDWGFIPQFHINIDDYVHYVGTNQKKKKSWDEVDPEILRSFEKLGIPEHERKYLAGMETMNDSETIYANVKKELTDLGIIFCDIDTAIKEYPELVRQYLGTVVTIGDNKFSALNSCVFSGGSFAYIPKGIKTPMPLQAYFKVTAASSGQYERTLLIADEDSHLEYSEGCTSVQDKGTNFHTAVVELVAKKNAKIFYTTIQNWKKNMYNWTVKRGICEEAAHITWTDCNIGANTIKYPGIILKGDHSTGDVLSLAFAGGGQVQDTGARIIHVGKNTRSNILAKGVALDGGINSYRGLVKFEPSSKGSYSHIKCDGLMMDNRSQSHAYPYNDVSGEEGTLNYEATVSKIDEDQLFYLQSRGLSEDDSKLLIINGFCEGVTKHLDVEYSVEMTKLIRMILEDGKVISEAPAPAAKA; this comes from the coding sequence GCCGACGGATTCCCCAAGGGACTCTCTCGGAAAGTAGTAGAGTCGATCTCTCATATTAAAAACGAGCCTTCCTGGCTAACAGAGTTTAGGTTAAAGGCATTCTCCATCTATGAAGAAAAGCCTATGCCGGATTGGGGCTTTATTCCTCAGTTCCATATCAATATTGATGATTATGTTCATTATGTAGGGACCAACCAGAAAAAGAAAAAATCCTGGGACGAAGTGGATCCTGAAATTTTACGCAGTTTTGAAAAACTGGGCATCCCTGAGCACGAAAGAAAGTACCTGGCCGGTATGGAAACGATGAACGATTCCGAAACCATCTATGCCAACGTGAAAAAGGAGCTGACCGATCTAGGTATCATTTTTTGCGACATTGATACAGCCATCAAGGAATATCCGGAACTGGTTCGTCAGTATTTGGGAACCGTGGTAACGATCGGAGACAATAAATTTTCCGCCCTCAACTCATGTGTGTTTAGCGGTGGATCTTTTGCATACATTCCCAAAGGCATAAAAACACCGATGCCTCTTCAGGCTTATTTCAAAGTCACTGCCGCAAGTTCCGGCCAATACGAAAGAACACTTCTGATCGCAGACGAAGATTCCCATTTGGAATACAGCGAAGGTTGTACTTCCGTCCAAGACAAAGGAACCAATTTTCATACGGCAGTCGTCGAGCTTGTTGCCAAAAAGAATGCCAAGATATTTTATACTACCATCCAAAACTGGAAAAAGAACATGTACAATTGGACCGTAAAACGCGGAATATGCGAAGAAGCGGCACATATCACTTGGACGGATTGCAATATCGGTGCGAACACAATCAAATACCCCGGCATCATACTGAAAGGGGACCATTCCACAGGTGACGTACTTTCATTAGCGTTCGCGGGCGGCGGACAAGTGCAAGACACTGGGGCCCGAATCATTCACGTGGGAAAAAATACACGTTCCAATATTTTGGCAAAAGGAGTTGCCTTGGACGGAGGAATCAATTCCTATCGTGGACTTGTTAAATTCGAACCTTCCAGTAAAGGGTCTTATAGCCATATCAAATGCGACGGACTTATGATGGACAATCGTTCCCAGTCCCATGCTTATCCTTATAATGATGTTTCCGGAGAAGAGGGGACTTTGAATTACGAAGCCACCGTTTCCAAAATAGATGAAGACCAATTGTTCTATCTACAATCCAGAGGACTCAGCGAAGACGATTCCAAATTGCTGATCATCAACGGATTTTGCGAAGGCGTAACAAAACACTTGGATGTGGAATACTCTGTTGAAATGACAAAACTCATCCGAATGATTTTGGAAGACGGAAAAGTAATTTCCGAAGCCCCTGCACCGGCGGCAAAGGCTTAA
- the rlmN gene encoding 23S rRNA (adenine(2503)-C(2))-methyltransferase RlmN, which yields MKEEKFILKGKRLEEIQDFCKSIGVEAFRAKQLYTGIYKNRYTSISQFTTFSKELIAKISENAEYPEIQLGRQLISKDGTRKFTFEVEPGKEIETVWIPTADEERKTICISSQVGCTLNCAFCATGLLEYKGNLHAWQILDQIIQVEKIVGDRATNIVFMGMGEPMHNYFSVMKAAHILHDKDAFGLGAKRITISTAGVVTGITRFIENKEPFNFAISLNHPNPNTRHTIMDVNVKHPLEKLLAVARRFTQELDRMITFEYVLIPDVNMGRENADRLVKIARSVNKCKINVIPLNTDFTQWRRPTEDEVGEFVSYLRAKAGVPILNRQSPGRDINGACGMLALKGTRKEVEV from the coding sequence ATGAAAGAAGAAAAGTTTATACTGAAAGGGAAACGTCTGGAAGAGATCCAGGACTTTTGCAAGTCCATAGGGGTCGAAGCGTTTCGCGCCAAACAATTGTATACCGGCATTTATAAAAACCGTTATACATCCATTTCCCAATTCACGACTTTTTCCAAAGAACTCATCGCCAAAATATCGGAAAATGCGGAATACCCTGAAATCCAACTGGGACGCCAATTGATTTCGAAAGACGGAACCAGAAAATTTACATTCGAAGTGGAACCAGGTAAGGAGATCGAAACCGTTTGGATTCCTACTGCGGATGAAGAACGCAAAACCATCTGTATTTCCTCTCAAGTAGGTTGTACTCTCAATTGTGCTTTCTGTGCAACAGGACTTCTCGAATACAAAGGGAATTTGCATGCTTGGCAAATCCTGGATCAAATCATCCAAGTCGAAAAGATCGTAGGCGACCGTGCAACTAACATCGTTTTTATGGGAATGGGTGAGCCCATGCACAATTATTTTTCGGTAATGAAAGCGGCACATATTCTTCATGATAAAGATGCTTTCGGGTTGGGCGCCAAACGGATTACCATCTCTACCGCAGGAGTAGTTACGGGGATCACCCGTTTTATCGAAAATAAAGAACCTTTTAATTTCGCCATTTCACTCAATCATCCCAATCCCAACACCCGTCATACGATCATGGATGTGAATGTAAAACATCCTCTGGAGAAACTTCTGGCCGTGGCCCGCAGATTTACCCAGGAATTGGATCGAATGATTACATTTGAATATGTACTCATCCCTGATGTGAATATGGGTCGGGAAAATGCGGACAGACTCGTAAAGATTGCGAGATCCGTGAACAAATGCAAAATCAATGTCATTCCATTAAATACCGATTTCACTCAGTGGAGAAGACCTACCGAGGATGAAGTGGGGGAATTTGTTTCTTATTTGAGAGCGAAGGCGGGTGTACCTATCTTGAATAGACAGAGTCCCGGTCGGGATATCAACGGCGCATGCGGTATGCTCGCCTTAAAAGGTACCAGAAAAGAAGTTGAAGTTTAA